From Microbacterium invictum, the proteins below share one genomic window:
- a CDS encoding VanZ family protein produces the protein MRRTASRVVLALLTGLYLWAVGWMTLTVRPYGSDISSAVDRLIAWFALRPSTAWITYERVEFGANVAMFVPLGVFAVLWFGVRGWWTAPVLGLLVSGMIEAIQLLFLPTRYPDVRDLVANTLGAVVGMLFMLLLAFLLTPPPGRRALAAAD, from the coding sequence GTGAGGCGGACCGCCTCACGCGTCGTCCTGGCGCTGCTGACCGGCCTCTACCTGTGGGCGGTCGGCTGGATGACGCTGACCGTGCGCCCGTACGGCAGCGACATCTCCTCGGCCGTCGACCGCCTGATCGCCTGGTTCGCCCTCCGCCCCTCCACGGCGTGGATCACCTATGAGCGCGTCGAGTTCGGGGCGAACGTGGCGATGTTCGTGCCGCTCGGGGTGTTCGCGGTGCTGTGGTTCGGCGTGCGCGGCTGGTGGACCGCCCCGGTGCTGGGCCTGCTCGTGAGCGGGATGATCGAGGCCATCCAGCTGCTGTTCCTCCCCACTCGCTACCCCGACGTGCGCGACCTCGTCGCCAACACCCTGGGTGCCGTGGTCGGCATGCTGTTCATGCTGCTGCTGGCATTCCTGCTCACACCGCCGCCGGGCCGTCGCGCGCTCGCCGCAGCGGACTAA